One Mucilaginibacter ginkgonis genomic region harbors:
- a CDS encoding xanthine dehydrogenase family protein molybdopterin-binding subunit, with amino-acid sequence MVEQEISRRNFLKAGALLSGGLLISFTIPQVGGRLGKSIIPGIEGGFTPNAFLNIQPDNKITIILSHTEMGQGIWTTLPMLIAEELDADWKNITVEHAPAGKPWNHTTYGIQITGGSSTTWSEFDRYRKAGAAARILLTQAAANRWRVTPDKVKTANGLAILGDTKLSYGELATEAALLPEPKEIPLRAATDWKYVGKGKRRLDAPAKTNGSARFGMDMQLPGMLIAVVAHSPVFGGKVLSFNATRAKAVKGVKQVVQIPTGVAVLADNYWSANEGKKLLNIIWNEGEGANLNTASQMAAYKKLASTNGLPAQKQGDLTAGFAGAAKIIEAEYVFPYLAHAPMEPLNCTVKITGDSCEIWSGTQLPGVDRDNAARILGMKSENVTLNVPFLGGGFGRRATMASDFVSEAVQIAKASHQTVKMIWSREDDMKGGYYRPAYVHKLRIGTDADGMPVAWQHNIAGQSIMAGTPMAAGIKDGIDDSSVEGVKDSPYLKAVPAHYVGLHTTKEVVPVLWYRSVGNTHTGFVMETIIDELATNAGKDPLEYRRKLLKDSPRHLAALNLAAEKAGWGKKLPAGHYHGIAVHEAFKSYVAEVAEISLEGGKLKVHKVTCAIDLGLAVNPDGVRAQMESGIIFGLTMALYGELSIENGRLQQNNFYDYKIARMNEAPQIDVHIVDSKEEMGGAGEPCVPPLAPALCNAIFAATGKRIYDLPLMNHNFITA; translated from the coding sequence ATGGTTGAGCAGGAAATAAGCAGGAGAAATTTTCTTAAAGCGGGTGCCCTGCTCAGCGGCGGATTATTAATTTCATTTACCATACCCCAGGTTGGCGGCAGGTTAGGTAAGTCTATCATTCCCGGGATAGAGGGCGGCTTTACGCCTAATGCCTTTTTGAATATCCAACCCGACAACAAGATAACCATTATCCTAAGCCATACAGAAATGGGTCAGGGTATATGGACCACCTTGCCCATGCTCATTGCTGAGGAACTGGATGCCGATTGGAAAAATATTACTGTAGAACACGCCCCGGCCGGTAAGCCCTGGAACCACACTACCTACGGTATACAAATTACCGGCGGCAGCAGCACCACATGGTCCGAGTTTGACCGTTACCGCAAAGCAGGCGCGGCTGCAAGGATATTGCTAACACAGGCCGCTGCCAACCGCTGGCGTGTTACACCTGATAAAGTAAAAACCGCGAATGGTCTTGCCATTTTAGGCGACACGAAATTAAGCTATGGCGAACTGGCTACAGAAGCAGCGCTGTTACCGGAACCTAAAGAAATTCCGCTACGGGCTGCTACAGATTGGAAATATGTAGGCAAAGGTAAACGGCGTTTGGACGCGCCGGCTAAAACAAACGGTAGCGCCCGGTTTGGTATGGACATGCAATTGCCCGGTATGCTCATTGCTGTTGTAGCACATTCGCCGGTTTTCGGCGGGAAGGTTTTATCCTTTAATGCCACAAGGGCCAAAGCGGTTAAAGGGGTAAAGCAGGTTGTGCAAATACCTACTGGTGTAGCCGTTTTAGCGGATAACTATTGGTCGGCCAATGAGGGTAAAAAACTACTGAACATTATTTGGAACGAAGGCGAGGGGGCGAATCTAAACACTGCTTCTCAAATGGCGGCTTATAAAAAGCTGGCTTCAACTAATGGCTTACCTGCTCAAAAGCAAGGAGATCTAACAGCAGGATTTGCAGGCGCTGCTAAAATCATTGAAGCGGAATATGTGTTTCCATATTTGGCCCACGCGCCGATGGAGCCGCTTAATTGCACAGTTAAAATTACAGGCGATAGCTGCGAGATATGGAGTGGTACACAACTGCCCGGTGTGGACCGCGACAATGCCGCTAGAATATTGGGCATGAAATCTGAAAATGTAACGCTTAACGTGCCATTTCTCGGCGGTGGTTTTGGCCGCAGGGCAACCATGGCTTCAGATTTTGTTTCAGAAGCGGTGCAAATAGCCAAAGCCAGCCATCAGACCGTAAAGATGATATGGAGCCGTGAGGATGACATGAAGGGTGGCTATTATCGCCCGGCTTATGTGCATAAACTAAGGATCGGTACAGATGCGGATGGGATGCCTGTAGCCTGGCAGCATAACATTGCCGGACAGTCTATAATGGCAGGTACACCTATGGCTGCCGGCATCAAGGACGGTATAGATGACAGCTCTGTAGAGGGCGTTAAAGATTCGCCTTATTTAAAAGCCGTGCCGGCCCATTATGTAGGGCTGCATACCACTAAAGAAGTGGTTCCGGTTTTATGGTATAGGTCGGTAGGTAACACGCACACAGGTTTTGTGATGGAAACCATTATTGACGAGTTGGCTACTAACGCCGGGAAAGATCCGCTTGAATACCGTAGAAAATTATTGAAAGATAGTCCGCGGCATCTGGCTGCACTTAATCTGGCCGCGGAAAAGGCAGGCTGGGGCAAGAAATTGCCTGCAGGTCATTACCATGGCATTGCCGTTCATGAAGCTTTCAAAAGTTATGTGGCAGAGGTTGCAGAGATCAGCCTGGAAGGCGGAAAGCTAAAGGTTCATAAGGTAACTTGTGCCATTGACCTTGGTTTGGCTGTCAACCCTGACGGTGTACGCGCGCAAATGGAAAGCGGGATAATTTTCGGCCTGACCATGGCACTGTACGGAGAGCTATCTATAGAAAATGGCCGTCTGCAGCAGAATAACTTTTATGATTATAAAATTGCCCGCATGAATGAAGCACCGCAGATAGATGTGCATATTGTTGACAGTAAGGAAGAAATGGGTGGCGCCGGCGAGCCATGTGTGCCGCCGTTAGCACCAGCCTTGTGCAATGCCATTTTTGCTGCCACCGGTAAACGTATTTATGATCTGCCGTTGATGAACCACAACTTTATAACTGCCTAA
- a CDS encoding (2Fe-2S)-binding protein, which produces MTTLTVNSKTYHVDADPEMPLLWVLRDIIGLTGTKFGCGVAQCGACTVHLNGEAVRSCVTRLKRAEGQQVVTIEGLSANNDHPLQLAWQANDVPQCGYCQSGQLMSAAVLLRENPNPTDQDIDDAMSGNICRCGTYVRIRKAIHDAAAMQKGVAVNG; this is translated from the coding sequence ATGACAACTTTAACTGTAAATTCTAAAACATACCACGTTGATGCCGATCCCGAAATGCCGCTGTTATGGGTGCTTCGCGATATTATTGGCCTTACCGGCACCAAGTTTGGCTGTGGTGTTGCTCAATGCGGTGCCTGCACCGTTCATTTAAACGGCGAGGCAGTACGTTCGTGTGTCACACGTTTAAAACGCGCTGAAGGTCAACAGGTAGTAACCATAGAGGGCTTGTCTGCAAATAACGATCATCCGCTGCAACTGGCCTGGCAGGCTAATGACGTGCCGCAGTGTGGTTATTGTCAGTCGGGGCAATTGATGTCTGCGGCTGTATTGCTTCGCGAAAACCCTAATCCGACAGATCAGGATATTGACGATGCCATGAGCGGAAACATTTGCCGCTGCGGTACTTATGTGCGCATTCGTAAGGCTATACATGATGCCGCCGCCATGCAGAAAGGAGTAGCGGTAAATGGTTGA